ACTTGAAATCAGCGGACTTCTTCAGCACTGATGAATTTGGGAAAATCACGTTTACAGCAACAAACATTGAAAAAGATGGCGATGACTATAAAGTGACGGGTGACTTGACAATTAAAGATGTAACAAAACCGGTTACATTTGAAGTTGAATACGGTGGTAAAGGTACGAATCCATGGGGCGTAGAAGTATACGGTTTTGAAGCTGAAACTAAAATCAACCGTGAAGATTTCGGTTTAACATGGAATGCAGCTTTAGAAACAGGCGGCGTACTAGTAGGAAAAGATATCAAAATCAAAGTAGAGTTAGAATTAAACCCTGCTGCTTAATATTGAAAGAACTGCAAGGATAAATTGTCAGTAATAAGGCAATAATGATTTACGTTACTGATACGAATGCATAAAAGTACCAAATTAAGACTTGAGGCAAATACTTCAATTATTTGTATTCATGCCTATATCCATCTATAAAAGCCTCAAGTATTAGTTGATATCTTGAATTCAAGATAATTGAAGGAGTGTAAGAAATGGGATTCATCAGTAAACTATTTGGAACTAAGAAAGCGGAGGAAAACAAAGTGGAAAAACTAAACATCGGTATCATTTTAGGATCAACTCGTGAAGGTCGTGTAAGCCCTCAAGTCGGTGCATGGGTGAAAGAAATCGCAGATAAACGCGGCGATGCGAACTACACAATTATTGATATTGCGGATTTCAAATTGCCATTATTAGGAGAGCCGGGCGGGGATGCATCAGGTGCTGCAGGCTGGTCTGAAGCAATTGCAAAACAAGATGGTTTTGTATTCATTGTTCAAGAATATAACCATTCGATTACGGGCGCACTTAAAAATGCTTTAGACTACTTGCGTGAAGAGTGGAACAATAA
This genomic window from Solibacillus sp. FSL R5-0449 contains:
- a CDS encoding NADPH-dependent FMN reductase, giving the protein MGFISKLFGTKKAEENKVEKLNIGIILGSTREGRVSPQVGAWVKEIADKRGDANYTIIDIADFKLPLLGEPGGDASGAAGWSEAIAKQDGFVFIVQEYNHSITGALKNALDYLREEWNNKAAGIVSYGSVGGARATEHLRGILGELLVADVRVHPALSLFTDFENGTTFKPKDVQADSVNQMLDQVIPWSKALKTIR
- a CDS encoding YceI family protein → MTTFTVDQTHSTIGFEVKHMMVSKVKGQFNQYSANVEAADLTDLTTASINFELEVASINTNNEDRDNHLKSADFFSTDEFGKITFTATNIEKDGDDYKVTGDLTIKDVTKPVTFEVEYGGKGTNPWGVEVYGFEAETKINREDFGLTWNAALETGGVLVGKDIKIKVELELNPAA